A genomic region of Magnolia sinica isolate HGM2019 chromosome 6, MsV1, whole genome shotgun sequence contains the following coding sequences:
- the LOC131248786 gene encoding uncharacterized protein LOC131248786, producing MVFDALLDSSSGLSILELSDNYIAGWLSTVYGRFSSWPTSSSSAIDQSLRSLNVLNLGGSNLRENDAEDLKSALAYTPNLQGLDISDNLIGDNVIRSVERRFNYRELFVEVYWSTLSATN from the exons ATGGTTTTTGATGCTCTCCTCGATTCTTCATCTGGTCTATCTATCCTTGAGCTATCTGACAACTAT ATTGCAGGTTGGCTTTCTACAGTTTATGGGAGATTCTCAAGTTggcccacatcatcatcatcagcaatAGACCAATCCTTGAGGTCATTAAATGTTCTCAATCTAGG GGGAAGCAATTTACGTGAGAATGATGCAGAAGATCTTAAATCTGCACTAGCTTACACTCCAAACTTGCAGGGTTTGGATATCAGTGACAATCTTATTGGGGACAATGTAATTAGGTCAGTTGAGCGAAGATTTAATTACAGGGAGTTATTTGTGGAGGTCTACTGGTCTACCTTGAGTGCCACAAATTGA